The Leifsonia poae region ACCCGGTGAACACGCTCCTCGGGCTGTTCGACACCGTGCAGCAGGCCGGTGCGGGACTGACCCGCGTCGTGGGTCTGATCCGGATGGGAGGCGAAGCCGATCCGAGCCCGGTCAGACCCGCCAACACCGCCAGCACCGCCAGCACCGAACAGTCTGCGCTCGTGCAGCCCGACATCCACCTCGCGGAGGTGAGCGTGGTGTACCCGAACGGGCACCGCGCCCTCGACGGTGTGAGCCTCCGGGTCGCGGCCGGCAGCACGGTGGCGATCGTGGGCGCCAGCGGCGCGGGAAAAAGCACTGTGGCCGCGGTCATCACCGGCGGTGTGCGGGCCTTGAGCGGCTCTGTGCTCGTCGCGGGGGCACCACCGGGTGAGGCGAGTGGCGTCCGCGCGACCCTGCTCACCCAGGAGACGCATGTCTTCGCCGGCCCACTCGCCGAAGATCTTCGCCTGGCCGCACCGGCGGCGACCGACGACGAGCTCACAGCCGCCCTGCGGCTGGCCGGTGCCGACACCCTGCTCGACACGCTGCCGAGCGGTCTGGCGACCGTCGTCGGAGCGAACGGGCTACGGCTCACCGCCGCCGAGGCCCAGCAGATCGCGCTCGCACGCCTCGTGCTGCGCGATCCGGCCGTCGTCGTGCTCGACGAGGCGACCGCCGACGGAGGGAGCGCCGCCGCGGTCGCCCTTGAGCAGGCGGTGGGCAGGATCACCGCCGGACGGACGACCGTCCTGATCGCCCACCGGTTGTCGCAGGCGGCGACGGCAGACCGCATCCTCGTGCTCGACCACGGCAGGGTCGTCGAAGACGGCGACCACGAGACCCTGCTCGCGGCGGGGGGCGCCTACGCCGCGCTCTGGGGTTCGTGGGCGGCGGCCCGCGCACGCGGCTGAGTCGAACGACGACGCTCGACCCGACGAGGCTCAGCCCGCGAGCTGCGGCGGGGTCGTGCCGATCCCGCGCACGCTGCCGACCGTCTCGCCCTGCGGGTAGAAGACCACGCAGGTCACCAGGCGAACGCCTGCCGACCAGGCGGTCGCATCCGGGGTGTAGAACGAGTAGTCGAGATCGGATGTCTCGTAGCCGACCCCGACGTAGCCGGTGAACGCACTGCCGCACTGGTCGGAGGCGGAGGCACTGATCGCCTCATCGCCGGGATACCCGCTTCCGGTGAGCATCGGCAGGGCGTAGACCTCGGAGGTGTGGGCTGTTGAACAGGGAACGACCATCACGTTCCCCGCCTCGGGCTGCTGGGAGCCTGCGATGTCGGTCAGGCAATCGCCGATGACGACGGAAGAGAAGGGCGTGGGCACTCCGGCCGGTGGAGACGGCGTCGGCGTCGCGGCGACCGGCGGGCGCGCCGTGACCGTCACCGTGACCGGCGGAGGTGTCGGACGCGCCACGCATCCGGAGAGGGCACCCGCGAGCGCGGCGCTCAGCGCGAGCGCGGCGATCCCGACCCCTCCCGTCCGACGCGCCATCATTCCCCCACGATAATCGACTCGGATGCGCTCACCCTCGTCAGGTCTTCGCACGGTCTACCCGGCGCGGAGGCTTCCGTACCAGTCGGCCGCGCGGGCGTCGACGACCGGCGTGGCCGGTTCGGTTCGGCCCGCCAGCGACCAGAGGGCGCGGGCGTCGTACCAGTGATCCGTGGCGATGAGGTCGATCTGGTGCGCGCTGAGCCCGGTCGCGATCAGCTGAGGCTCGGCGACGGCCCGGGGCACCGAACGGGACGACAAGCCGAGACCGACAGCTCGATCGGCCGCCTCCCCCAGACGCACGATCGGCACGGGGAGGGCGGCGGCGTGGAAGACGCGCTGCGCAGGGTGGGACTCCGCGGTGGCGAGCGCCACCAGCAGAGCGCCCAGATCGCGCACATCCAGGGCGGAGGTCAGGGCGGCGCCGCCGTCGATCCAGCCGTCCAGCATCCGGTTCACCCGCACCAGGGCGGGCACCACCCAGCGATCGCCCGGACCGAAGGTGAGGTCGGGGCGCACGACGAACCCGCCGGCCTCCAGCACGATCTCCTCCGCGGCGACCCGCGACCAGCTGAGGGACGACTCGGGGTTCACCGGCAGTTCACCCTCCACGACACCTCGATGTGTGCCGCTGCCGTAGACAGCCACCGTGCTCGTGTACACGATCCGTGAGACCCCGGCCGCCCTGGCCGCTGCCACGAGCACACGGGCTCCCTCGACATTCACCACACGCTGGAAGTCCGGATCGCGGCCGACGTACCCGGCCGTGTGGACGATGGCGTCGACCCCCTCGCAGGCCCGTGCGACGGCATCAGGATGCGCGAGGTCGGCGATCACGGCATCCACATCGCCCGCCCGGATCTTGGCCGGATCCCGAACCATCCGGCGAACGCGGATGCCGGACTCGACCGCTGCGTCCGCCGTCGCAGACCCGACGAACCCGGCCGCGCCCGTGACGAGCAGGTTCGGGGTGGAGGGTGTGGATTCGCTCATCGGGGTCCGTTCATCGATTACGGTGAGTACAAGCCGTCCTCGGCGCGAATGCTGGGAACGACACCACCGCTCGCCGACCACAGGAGATGTCTCGAATGGTGAAACAGGCGCGAGCACAGATCACACGAGACGCGATCATCGCCGGTGCAGCCGTCGCGTTCGAGCGCTTCGGGTACGGGATGGCCTCGATCGCCGACATCTCCGCCGCCGCCTCGGTGACCAAAGGCGCCCTGTATTTCCACTTCGAATCCAAAGATGAGATCGCGCATGCGGTCATCCTGCGCCAGCACGAGATCTCCTTCAGTGCCGGGGCCGCGATCCTCGAGCGCGGGCTGCCCGCACTCGAGACCATGCTGCGCCTCTGCGCCAGCCTGGCCGGGCAATTGATAAGCGACCCGATCGTGAAGGCCGGCATCCGGCTCACCACCGACGTCTCCAACTTCGAGCGGCCCGTCTCCGACCCGTACAAAGACTGGCTCTCCACCTTCGAACAGCTCGCGGTGCGAGCCATCGAGGAGGGCGATGTGGCACCCACGATCGACCCCGGGATGCTCGCCCATTTCATCATCCCGGCCTTCACAGGTGTGCAGCTCGTCTCGGAGACGCTGACCGATCGCGACGACCTGCTGCAGCGGGTACGCGAGATGTGGATCGTCCTCCTGCCGGGCATCGTGCCGGCCGACCGGTACGCCGACCTCAAAACTCTTCCCTCGCAGATCCTGCCCGGGTAGGCCGCGCGACAGCGGTGCCGGTCATGGCGGCCCGCTCCTCCTGGCGCACCTCGAATGCGATCTCGCCGGCGGTGCCGGCGGCGGCCGACGCCGCATCGCCGAGCCGGGTCACCGTGACCGACGCCGTCGGCGCCAATTCGACGACAGTCCCGAAGCTCGCGTCGAACGATGCGAAGTCGAGCTCGGGCCGGCCGAGCAGCAGCCGCGCGGACTGACGCACCGCATCCATGAGCAGGACACCGGGAACATGGTCGAGCGGGTGATCGAAGTAGATCGGATGCCGCGGGTCGACGATGATCGCTCGCCCGCCCTCCGATTCGGTCCCCGACACGAGCACATCGTCGGCGGTCGTCACGCCCACCGCCTCCGATTCGGCGCGCGACCCGGGTTCGGGCGGCGGCCCGAAACCGCTCGGCGCGGCGCCGCGGCGCAGTCGGCGATAGGTCTCATCGTCGACGATCGTGGCGTCGCCCCGGCCGTCGGCGACCGGACGCCCGTTCCAGCTCAGCTCGACGTTCGCGCGCAGAGTGCGCACTCGACCGGATCCGGTGCGCCGAACGCCGTCCACGCGCACCCGGGCGAGCAGTTCCGGTGGCGCGGTCAACGGCGCAAGACGATGCTCGGTGACGGCATAGCGCATCCCCGTCATGAGGAAACGGTCGGTCAGAGACACGTCGTAGCCTTCGTGGGCGATCAGGATGGTGAGCTGCCGCACCGTCTCGGCGACCAGCGCACCGTCGACGGTGCGGTCCGGCCGGCTGTAGAGCGAATGGCGGCGGGGCCACTGCACACCGCATTCGAACAGGTCGGGTGCGGCGGCGACGACGTCGGTCGCGAAAACCTCCGCGACGGCGGCGCGATGCACCAGGGTTCGCCTCACGGTGGAGTCGAACCGCACCACGCGGGTGCGATCGAGGTTTCGAGCAACCATGCTCATCGGGGTCCTTCGGTCGGGTCAGGCCGAAAGGTGCCGACGGACCGTCACACCCCCAATCTGCGACGGTCGGCGCGAAGACTGACGTCGGCACCTTTCTTCCAGAATAATACGCTCAACCGGACGAACGGTTTTTTTCATCGCCGATCGGCATCCCCCGTTCGGGTGGCATCAATCGTCGTAGACGAAACCCCGACCGGCCCGGAATCGGCGCTCGCCACCCTCGAACGGTTCCTGGTCGTTGTAGTGCGTCTCGCGCCGCTCCGACTCGGCGAGCAGCGCCTTCTCGACCAGGTGGGACCAGCTGCGGTCGCGCTCCGAATGCGAGGTCGCCTCGAACGCCGCCCGCGAACGCCGACGGACCGACGCCCGCACGTACACAGTGATCCGCACGAGCGGATCGTCCTGCGCGTCCCCGTCGAACCGTTCGTCGGCGCTCACCTGGCTCATGGTTGCGCCTGGAGCGCCTTCGCCTTGAGCACCTCGAACTCGGCTGCGGTGATCGTTCCGGCATCCAGCAACGTCTTCGCCTGCGCGATCTGGTCGGCCGGGCCGGCGCCGGCGACAGCGCGGATGGAGGAGTCGATCGCCTGCCGACCGCGCGACTCGACGACGGCGGTGCGTTCGGCCATTCCGCCACCCCGGGCGATCAGGTACACGAGCGTGGTGAGCACGGGGACGAACACCAGGAAGAGCAGCCAGACCGCCTTGAGCCACCCGTTCAGTGCCCGATCGCGGAACAGGTCGAGCACCACCGAGAACAGAGCCATCAAATAGGCGACGGTGATGAAGACGAGGAAGAAGATCTCGACGATCCCCCAGAAATTGTTCCACAGAGTCATTGCAGTCCTTTCGAGACGAGTCTGTGCCCATCGTCCCGAGGAATGCTCAGCGGAACACACCAGATGTCGCAAACCGATCGTCGCGGCGGCGCGGAATCGTGGTGTCCGGGCGACGAAGACACTCAGCGGCTATCGGCGAAACGGGTGAGCGCCGTGCCCGGCTCAGTCGGAGGGTCGGCCCGGACGGCGCCCGGCGGCCGACCGAACGCGGCCTGGAATGCGCGCCGCATCCGGGCCTGCGTGCCGAAACCGCTGGCCGCGCCGACCTCGTCCAGCGACAGCGAGCGCCATTCGGGGCTCGTGAGCAGAGCGACCGCCTCGCGCAACCGGTGGTCGCGCAGCTCCCGCGCCACCGTCGTTCCCGCATCGGCGAGCACCCGCTGCAACTGCCTGGTCGAGATGCCCTGCGCGGCGGCGATGTGCGCACCGGTCAGGTCGGCCCGTTTGGCGTTCACGCCGATGTACTGAAGCGCACGGCCGGACCGCATCGCCGCGCTGTTCTCGTCGGGCTGCTCGTCACCGATGGACCCGAGCACCATGGCGCCCAGCATCTGGCTGACGATGCGTTGGGTCATCACCCCCTCGACCGAACCCGGGCGGGAGAACTCCCGGGCGATCGTGCTCACGAAGGCGACCACTGCATCCCGGAACACCCCCGGCCGGACCACGCGCAGATCGGGTTCGAGCCCGGGGACGCCGACCGGGGCAAGCGCACCCCGCCGCGTCACGATGATCAGCAGGACCACCGGCTCGGCATTCTCGAACTCATACGGGTCGAGGCCGGAGACGAGAGCCACGTCACCGGCTTCGAGCACGATTTCCCGCCCGCGCTGACGCACGACCATCCGCCCCGAACGCAAGAAGAGGTAGCTCGTTCCCACCAGCAGGGAGGCCACCTGCTCGGCGCTGCGCGCGACGAGCGCCTCGGATTGGCGCAGCCAGGTGATCGCCATGGCGTCGTAGACGACGACATCGATCTCGGCATGGAACCGTTCGACGTCGTCGACACGGATCGTCGAATGCCAGGCGAAGAACTCGATCGCCCGACGTCCGCTCAGCTCGGCCCGGGCGGGGAGCCTCGGGGTGAAGAAATGCGTGTCGGACGCCACGGCTCGACGCTAGCGCACGAGGGCGGCGCGCGTCGGCCCGTGACGGCAACGCACGAGGTCGGCGCGGTCACGCCTTCGGCGCGGCCCACTCGAATCCGTCGGGGTCGGTGAACGGGCCGGCGCTGCCGGCGACGGTGATCCGGTGCGACCCGGCGCCCTCGGGAGGCACACCCGCATCTTTCGCAAGCGCCCGCCGTGCGTAGAGGCCCAAACCGATGGGGCTCGACGGGGTGGCGAACTCGACATACTTGCCGAAACTCTTGCCGACCGTGAAACCCCTGTTGAGATAGAACCGCTTGCTGGCGGCCACGTCTCCGGAGCCCAGCAGGAGGACGACCTTGTCGACGGTGCGGCTGGGCTCGGTGGTGTCTTTCTTGGTCGATGTCGCCACCTTCCAGAGGGTTCCGTCCGGTGCTGCGACGACGCCGCCGACACCCCACAGCGTCCTCTCCAACGGCTTCACGGCGGTGGCGCCTGCAGCGAGGGCCGCGTCGAGCAGGGCGCTCACGTTCCCAGGCTGGGAGACGATGAGCGACAGGGTGAACGCCCGGAAGCCGCTCGTCGGGGCGTCGGATGCGCGCACCCGCACCCGCGCGCCCAGCCCGAAGGCGGCGGCGTAGAACTGCTCGGCGGCGACGGGGTCGGCCGTCTCGATGGTCACGGATTCGATGGATGTCATACGACCAACGCTAGGCAGCGGCGAGCATCGGGGCTTCTCGAATCCTGCTCGATGCCGTGGCCGGTCAGGGTCGTGACCGACAGTGACCGACAAGACCTATCCTCCGCTCAGTCCACCGTGCCGCTCGGGTTCGCCTTGATGGCGCCGCTGGTCACGGCAACCCCGCCCGTTCCCGTCGGGACTCCGTCGACCGCCGCCCCGAACTCGGGCGTGTACTGCCGGCTGTGACGGAAGGTGTCGATGAACCG contains the following coding sequences:
- a CDS encoding glyoxalase; this translates as MTSIESVTIETADPVAAEQFYAAAFGLGARVRVRASDAPTSGFRAFTLSLIVSQPGNVSALLDAALAAGATAVKPLERTLWGVGGVVAAPDGTLWKVATSTKKDTTEPSRTVDKVVLLLGSGDVAASKRFYLNRGFTVGKSFGKYVEFATPSSPIGLGLYARRALAKDAGVPPEGAGSHRITVAGSAGPFTDPDGFEWAAPKA
- a CDS encoding ScbR family autoregulator-binding transcription factor — protein: MVKQARAQITRDAIIAGAAVAFERFGYGMASIADISAAASVTKGALYFHFESKDEIAHAVILRQHEISFSAGAAILERGLPALETMLRLCASLAGQLISDPIVKAGIRLTTDVSNFERPVSDPYKDWLSTFEQLAVRAIEEGDVAPTIDPGMLAHFIIPAFTGVQLVSETLTDRDDLLQRVREMWIVLLPGIVPADRYADLKTLPSQILPG
- a CDS encoding ParB family protein, producing MSQVSADERFDGDAQDDPLVRITVYVRASVRRRSRAAFEATSHSERDRSWSHLVEKALLAESERRETHYNDQEPFEGGERRFRAGRGFVYDD
- a CDS encoding ABC transporter ATP-binding protein, whose translation is MPTASTRVCLAVLTRSLLRTPWRAAFAALSLLGGALTSLVPPLAVGAIVDDLTNGRGLPALFVAAGVLAAAVLAQAALTMVSARLVVRLTEPVLADVREQAMAAALVAEGRTVEEAGSGDLVARLTGDIERLSDAAGSTLIGFVSSGLALVVTLAGLAVLDWRFAVAGLLAVPLQLTSLHWYLRSSGPVYRRTRVAESERTQAVLEAVTGAATVRALRGTTARHERIAAASERAWALEAESVRVSTRFYGRLNVAEFVGLGGILAIGFWLVPAGVVSLGAATAAALFFTRLFDPVNTLLGLFDTVQQAGAGLTRVVGLIRMGGEADPSPVRPANTASTASTEQSALVQPDIHLAEVSVVYPNGHRALDGVSLRVAAGSTVAIVGASGAGKSTVAAVITGGVRALSGSVLVAGAPPGEASGVRATLLTQETHVFAGPLAEDLRLAAPAATDDELTAALRLAGADTLLDTLPSGLATVVGANGLRLTAAEAQQIALARLVLRDPAVVVLDEATADGGSAAAVALEQAVGRITAGRTTVLIAHRLSQAATADRILVLDHGRVVEDGDHETLLAAGGAYAALWGSWAAARARG
- a CDS encoding septum formation family protein, whose translation is MMARRTGGVGIAALALSAALAGALSGCVARPTPPPVTVTVTARPPVAATPTPSPPAGVPTPFSSVVIGDCLTDIAGSQQPEAGNVMVVPCSTAHTSEVYALPMLTGSGYPGDEAISASASDQCGSAFTGYVGVGYETSDLDYSFYTPDATAWSAGVRLVTCVVFYPQGETVGSVRGIGTTPPQLAG
- a CDS encoding AraC family transcriptional regulator, which translates into the protein MASDTHFFTPRLPARAELSGRRAIEFFAWHSTIRVDDVERFHAEIDVVVYDAMAITWLRQSEALVARSAEQVASLLVGTSYLFLRSGRMVVRQRGREIVLEAGDVALVSGLDPYEFENAEPVVLLIIVTRRGALAPVGVPGLEPDLRVVRPGVFRDAVVAFVSTIAREFSRPGSVEGVMTQRIVSQMLGAMVLGSIGDEQPDENSAAMRSGRALQYIGVNAKRADLTGAHIAAAQGISTRQLQRVLADAGTTVARELRDHRLREAVALLTSPEWRSLSLDEVGAASGFGTQARMRRAFQAAFGRPPGAVRADPPTEPGTALTRFADSR
- a CDS encoding SHOCT domain-containing protein; this translates as MTLWNNFWGIVEIFFLVFITVAYLMALFSVVLDLFRDRALNGWLKAVWLLFLVFVPVLTTLVYLIARGGGMAERTAVVESRGRQAIDSSIRAVAGAGPADQIAQAKTLLDAGTITAAEFEVLKAKALQAQP
- a CDS encoding NAD-dependent epimerase/dehydratase family protein translates to MSESTPSTPNLLVTGAAGFVGSATADAAVESGIRVRRMVRDPAKIRAGDVDAVIADLAHPDAVARACEGVDAIVHTAGYVGRDPDFQRVVNVEGARVLVAAARAAGVSRIVYTSTVAVYGSGTHRGVVEGELPVNPESSLSWSRVAAEEIVLEAGGFVVRPDLTFGPGDRWVVPALVRVNRMLDGWIDGGAALTSALDVRDLGALLVALATAESHPAQRVFHAAALPVPIVRLGEAADRAVGLGLSSRSVPRAVAEPQLIATGLSAHQIDLIATDHWYDARALWSLAGRTEPATPVVDARAADWYGSLRAG
- a CDS encoding ScbA/BarX family gamma-butyrolactone biosynthesis protein, coding for MVARNLDRTRVVRFDSTVRRTLVHRAAVAEVFATDVVAAAPDLFECGVQWPRRHSLYSRPDRTVDGALVAETVRQLTILIAHEGYDVSLTDRFLMTGMRYAVTEHRLAPLTAPPELLARVRVDGVRRTGSGRVRTLRANVELSWNGRPVADGRGDATIVDDETYRRLRRGAAPSGFGPPPEPGSRAESEAVGVTTADDVLVSGTESEGGRAIIVDPRHPIYFDHPLDHVPGVLLMDAVRQSARLLLGRPELDFASFDASFGTVVELAPTASVTVTRLGDAASAAAGTAGEIAFEVRQEERAAMTGTAVARPTRAGSAREEF